The DNA sequence CTCGACCTCATCATGCGCCAGGGCGCCCGGGACATGGTCCGCACCCGGTCCGCCGTCGTGCGGTCCCTGCGTCGCACCCTCGACGAGCGCGCGTTCGTCGAGATCGAGACCCCCATGCTGCAGATCCAGCCCGGTGGCGCGGCGGCCCGGCCGTTCGTGACCCACATGAACGCCTACGACGTCGACCTGTACATGCGTATCGCCCCCGAGCTGTTCCTCAAGCGGGCGGTGGTCGGCGGCATCGAGAAGGTCTTCGAGATCAACCGCAACTTCCGCAACGAGGGTGCGGACTCCACCCACTCGCCCGAGTTCTCCATGCTCGAGGCCTACGAGGCGTACGGCTCCTACGACACGATGGCGGAGCTGACCCGCTCCCTCGTCCAGCGCGCCGCGACCGACGCCTTCGGGTCCACGACCGTGTCCCTGGACACCGGGGAGCAGTACGACCTCGGTGGCGAGTGGACCACGCTGAGCCTGTACGACTCCCTCTCGGGCGCGCTGGGGGAGGAGATCACCCCCGCAACCCCGCGCGACCACCTCGAGCGGCTCGCCGACCGGCTCGACCTCGACGTCGCCCCGCACTACACCTCGGGGAAGATCGTCGAGGTGTTGTGGGAGGAGCGGGTGGGCGACCACCTCATGGAGCCCACGTTCGTGCGCGACTTCCCGGTGGACACCTCCCCGCTGACCCGCGCCCACCGGTCGGTGCCCGGCGTGGTGGAGAAGTGGGACCTCTACGTGCGCGGCTTCGAGCTGGCCACGGCCTACTCCGAGCTGGTCGACCCGGTC is a window from the Georgenia muralis genome containing:
- the lysS gene encoding lysine--tRNA ligase is translated as MTEQTTTVDTGDLAHDDAPEQVRVRAEKRQRLIDAGVDPYPVTVPVTTTVAAVRREHAGLAAGEETDVVVGLAGRVMYLRNTGKLAFVTLQDGEGNRLQAMLSRAEVGEESLAAFKTDVDLGDHLFVRGRVIASRRGELSVLADSWALAAKALRPLPKTYETEDGHQVALSEEGRVRRRHLDLIMRQGARDMVRTRSAVVRSLRRTLDERAFVEIETPMLQIQPGGAAARPFVTHMNAYDVDLYMRIAPELFLKRAVVGGIEKVFEINRNFRNEGADSTHSPEFSMLEAYEAYGSYDTMAELTRSLVQRAATDAFGSTTVSLDTGEQYDLGGEWTTLSLYDSLSGALGEEITPATPRDHLERLADRLDLDVAPHYTSGKIVEVLWEERVGDHLMEPTFVRDFPVDTSPLTRAHRSVPGVVEKWDLYVRGFELATAYSELVDPVVQRERFAAQALVAAAGDPEAMVLDEDFLEAMEQGMPPAGGMGMGIDRLLMALTGHGIRETITFPLVKRR